Proteins found in one Edwardsiella tarda ATCC 15947 = NBRC 105688 genomic segment:
- a CDS encoding MobC family plasmid mobilization relaxosome protein has product MLTMWVTEDEHRRLLERCDGKQLAAWMRQTCLDEKPARVGKLPSISPALLRQLAGMGNNLNQIARQVNAGGGSGHDRVQVVAALMAIDAGLERLRHAVLEKGADDDR; this is encoded by the coding sequence ATGCTCACGATGTGGGTGACTGAAGATGAGCACCGTCGTCTGCTGGAACGCTGCGACGGTAAACAGCTCGCAGCCTGGATGCGGCAGACGTGCCTGGACGAGAAGCCCGCCCGCGTTGGCAAACTTCCCTCGATCTCGCCAGCGCTGCTTCGTCAGCTCGCCGGTATGGGTAACAACCTCAATCAGATTGCTCGCCAGGTTAACGCCGGTGGTGGTAGCGGACACGACCGCGTGCAGGTCGTCGCTGCGCTGATGGCCATCGATGCGGGACTCGAGCGGCTGCGGCACGCTGTACTGGAAAAGGGGGCTGACGATGATCGTTAA